The Amycolatopsis nigrescens CSC17Ta-90 genomic interval AATCGTGCCACGCCGCACCGGCCTGTCGGACCCGTCCCGTGAGCTGCGAGTTGCCGTCACGAGCGGGCGCCGGGCCGGTCAAGCAAATCTGTTGATTGTTTTGTCAACCGACCTAAGTCAGTTGAAGGGCTTTGCGCGTAGCCATAACGTCATATCTCGTTTGGCATGGTTGTCAGCTCCTCAAACCCCTGCAATGAAGGACCGCACCATGGAAAAGAAATCGTTCTTGAAGGCCGCCCTGATAGCCGTGGCGACACTGGCTTCGGTTCTCGCGGGCCCCGTCGCACAGGCCGCTCCCCTCGCCGAGGGACACGGCATGACGGCCGTCGAGGTCGCCGCCGCGAACCCCGACGTCGCCGCCCCGCCGCTCGAAGGCTGGCCCACACCGAGCCGCCGCAGCTACACGATCACCAGCTCCTGCCAGCCCTACGCCGCGGCGATCCGCCAGGGCGCGGCCGCGTGGAACGGGTTGACCGAGGGCGGCGGCACTCCGGTCGAATGCCGCAACGGCTACATCACCGACTGCGGCGGTAGCGGCCGGATCGTCGGCTGCAACTGGGGCATGGGCCAGCGCATCGCGCTGTACATGGGCGGTGTCAGCGATGACGCGCTGCTCGCCGCGCACGAATTCGGTCACGACTGGTACGGCCACTCGAATTACCGGTGCGCCGGCTGGGGCAGCCCGCAAGAGGTGATGGCTCCGTCGATGTGCGGCTTCGGAGGAACCGTCAAGGCATAGCCGACTCCGGTACGCATCCGCGTTCAGGTGCGGGCTCGACGCTGTCGGGCCCGCACTTCGCGGTGCCGCCGGAGTGATCCAGCCCTCCCCGACTTGACCTCAACTTAGCTTCAGGTTTCAGAATGGGCCGGTGAGCACAACTACCAATCAGGTCATGCGAGCGGTTCAGGTACGACGGTTCGGGGGCCCCGACGTACTGGTGACGACCGAGGTCCCGGAGCCGGTCGCGGGTCCGGGGCAGGTGGTGATCGGGGTCGCCGTCGCGGACACCCTGTTCCTGGAGACGCAGCTCCGGACGGGCTGGGGCAGCGACGTTTTCGGCCTCGAACCGCCCTATGTGCCCGGCACCGGGGTGGCCGGGCGGGTGCTCTCCGCCGGTGAGGGGGTGGATCCCGGGCTGCTCGGCCGCGAAGTCGTCGCGGGCGTCACCGGGGGCGGGTACGCGGACAAGGTAGCGGCCCTCGCGGAGAGCGTGTTCGAGATCCCGGCCGGGCTCGGCCTGCGAGAAGCGGCGGCCCTGCAGCAGATCGGGCCGGCCGCGTTGAACGTGCTCGACGCGGCGGAGATCGCGCCGGGCGAACGGGTACTGGTCACGGCGGCGGGCGGCGGGCTCGGCAGCCTTCTCGTCCAGCTCGCGAAGGCGGCGGGTGCGCGGGTTGTCGCGGCCGCGGGCAGCGCGCGCAAACTGCGGCTCGCCGGGGAACTCGGCGCGGACGACGTGCTGGATTACTCCACTTCGGACTGGACGGCGACCCTCGACGACGTGGACGTGGTCTTCGACGGCGCCGGCGGCCAGGTCGGCCTGGACGCCTTCGCGCGCACCGCACGGAAGGGACGCTTCTTCGCCTACGGCATCCCTGGCGGCAACTTCGCCGGGATCGATCCGGCGGCGGCGGAAGAACGCGACATCCGGGTCAGCGGCATCGAGCTTCTCCAGTTCTCCCCGGAACAGATCCAGCGCCTGGTCCCCCGAACCCTGGCCGCGGGGGCGGCCGGCCTGGTCAAGCCGGTCATCGGCCAGACCTTCCCGCTGACGCGCGCGGCCGACGCGCACACCGCGATCGAGTCGAGGGAAGCCATCGGCAAGACCCTGCTGCTCATCTGACCCGCAGGCCGAACTCCGCACCCGAGAAGACTCCGCCCGATAAGGAAAGCCCGATGGCTCAAGCAATCCGCTATGCCCGCTACGGCGGCCCCGAAGTGCTCACCCTGGACGAGATCCCCACCCCCGAACCCGGTCCCGGCGAGGTCCGGGTCGCCGTACGGGCCGCCGGCATCAACGCGATCGACTGGAAGCTCCGCAGCGGTGCCTTCGGCGAGAACGAGAAACCGGACCAGCCGGCGGGAACCGGCCTGGAGATCGCCGGGACCGTCGAGGCGCTCGGCCCCGGGGTCGAAGGCCTCACCAAGGGACAGGCCGTGTTCGGCCTGGTCGGCACCGGAGCGCTCGCCACCCACGTGCTGAACGCCGCGGAGAACCTGGTGCCCAAGCCGGAATGGCTGAGCTTCGAGGAGGCGGTCGCGCTGCCCGTCGCCGCCGAGACGGCCCTTCGCACGCTCCGCTATCTCGGTGTCCGCGCCGGGCACACGGTGCTGGTGCACGCGGCCGCGGGTGCGGTCGGACTGGTCGCGTCGCAGCTGGCGATCGCGCGCGGTGCCACCGTGATCGGCACGGCCAGCACCGCCCGCCACGAGTTCCTGCGCGAGCTGGGGGTGCAGCCGGTCGTCTACGGCAGTGACGTCAGTGACGTCAGTGACTTCGACGAACTCGCCGCC includes:
- a CDS encoding zinc-binding dehydrogenase, with protein sequence MRAVQVRRFGGPDVLVTTEVPEPVAGPGQVVIGVAVADTLFLETQLRTGWGSDVFGLEPPYVPGTGVAGRVLSAGEGVDPGLLGREVVAGVTGGGYADKVAALAESVFEIPAGLGLREAAALQQIGPAALNVLDAAEIAPGERVLVTAAGGGLGSLLVQLAKAAGARVVAAAGSARKLRLAGELGADDVLDYSTSDWTATLDDVDVVFDGAGGQVGLDAFARTARKGRFFAYGIPGGNFAGIDPAAAEERDIRVSGIELLQFSPEQIQRLVPRTLAAGAAGLVKPVIGQTFPLTRAADAHTAIESREAIGKTLLLI
- a CDS encoding NADP-dependent oxidoreductase, which codes for MAQAIRYARYGGPEVLTLDEIPTPEPGPGEVRVAVRAAGINAIDWKLRSGAFGENEKPDQPAGTGLEIAGTVEALGPGVEGLTKGQAVFGLVGTGALATHVLNAAENLVPKPEWLSFEEAVALPVAAETALRTLRYLGVRAGHTVLVHAAAGAVGLVASQLAIARGATVIGTASTARHEFLRELGVQPVVYGSDVSDVSDFDELAARVRAIAPSGIDRVLDASGRGVLALSVELTGDPRRVVTIADASAAEHGVRFSSGRDGAVPIAEVMSEVLPLIQRGELRVRVARTFPLAGAADAHRLSETGHLLGKIVIAV